A genomic stretch from Aedes albopictus strain Foshan chromosome 2, AalbF5, whole genome shotgun sequence includes:
- the LOC109404761 gene encoding adenine phosphoribosyltransferase codes for MTADLELIKKHIGEYPDFPKKGILFKDIFTALRSGPVCQALKRMIIAHIRSTCPDVEVVVGLEARGFLFSLMIAAELGIACVPIRKKGKLPGECVKYEYKLEYGTDVFEIQQGSILPGQKVLIIDDLLATGGTMDAANKLVQQIGGVVEQNLVIIELTTLGGRKKLQASGFNVHSFIHYDDVE; via the exons ATGACTGCCGATTTGGAGCTAATCAAGAAACACATAGGAGAGTACCCCGACTTTCCCAAGAAGGGAATTCTGTTCAA GGACATCTTCACCGCCCTGCGGAGTGGTCCGGTATGTCAAGCTCTCAAACGCATGATAATCGCACACATCCGCTCGACCTGCCCGGATGTCGAGGTGGTGGTAGGCCTCGAAGCTCGAGGGTTCCTCTTCAGTTTGATGATTGCGGCTGAGTTGGGAATCGCGTGCGTTCCGATTCGTAAGAAAGGAAAATTACCTGGCGAGTGTGTGAAGTACGAGTACAAACTAGAGTATGGAACG GATGTGTTCGAGATCCAACAGGGTAGTATATTGCCAGGTCAGAAGGTGCTAATCATTGATGACCTGCTCGCAACGGGAGGAACGATGGACGCTGCAAATAAACTGGTGCAGCAGATTGGTGGCGTGGTCGAGCAGAATTTGGTCATCATTGAGCTGACAACGTTGGGAGGGCGCAAGAAATTGCAAGCTTCCGGGTTTAATGTACATTCCTTTATCCACTATGACGATGTCGAATAG